DNA from Bacteroidales bacterium:
ATCTTCTACAAATAGAATTATTTATGAAACTAATGGCGTTCAATATGTTTTGGCTCTACAACAAGACAGCTGGAAAGTAATAGCCGAAGAGTTTGGTTTTTATACTAAACAAATACTCGACTTTAATTCCGCTAACAAAAAAACACCTCTAAATCCCGGCGATCGCGTTTATATTGAAAAGAAAAATAAAAAAGCTGATGTTTTATATCACATCGTTCAAGAAGGTGAAACTTTACAAGGTATTAGTCAGAAATATGCCGTTAGAACAAAATTCATCAAGAAGCTAAATAAAATAAAACGAAACGAAGATTTAATTGCAGGACAACGATTAAAACTGAGATAGACTGCAATAATATTCTAAAAAATTACCAAAATAGTCCTTATTCCCACACACTTTCCATTTATTGGAATAATATTCCATTATATACATCACATTTAGTAAGGAATTATATTGACTAATCCTAAATATGGACATACTTTTGTAGTCAGCTTGGAGATTTGCATTTAAAACTAAAGCATAGTAAGCACAATAGCAAGCTCCGAACTTGGAAAAAAGGATTAAATATTACGGTTGTTTAACCACATTAAACCGTAAGCAAAAACATAAAAAGATGAAGAACTCAATCAATATTATTTGGAGAGATACCATCAAATCCTTTGGTCTCAGTCTAAGCTTAATCATTCTACTGATTACCACCCCCTCTTTCGGACAAACAGTAAATAATTTTAAATCTTCTTCTCCAAATGGCGAAAACATCATCATATCGATGATGGAAAATACCATTCCTAGAAAAAACAGTTATATTCAGATTTATAACGCTGATGTTAATATAATAAATCTGGAAAACTGGAGTCTAATTGCTATTGCTAACGGAAATGAAGTTTGCACTTGGAGCTTAAGCGGAACTATTAAACCCGGAGAAAGCAAAACAGCCGGAAGTAATAGAAATAGGAATTTTAGTCCCGACTTTACTAATTCTTCGTGGAAGAATGGTAACAACAAATGGGATGGTAAAGACGATGGTGCTAAACTCTACTATAACAGTAATTTAATTGACAATGCCTACAGCACTACAAACTGGAGTGACGGCGTTTTACTAAGAAATGAAGATATCGGAAATGCAAACACAAACTTTACCGAATCGGAATGGAGTACTTATTCCACTTCTTTTGACGAAACATCTCACAACTGCCGATTACCAATTATTGATATTGGACCGGGATTATGGAGTGAGCTAACTACCGACTTTGCAAAAGGAGCAAGTTATAATATTAAAGGAGATGTAGAAGTAGATATTGCCAATCCTGCCGAATGTTATTCTATCTATATTCAAAAAGATAATACGCTATCCGTAAGACCATTAGCAGCACTAACCATAAATAAAAACTTAAATAATTATGCCGGCAATGCAGCATTTACCATAAAAGCTAATAGCAGCGGAAGCGGATCGGTAATAATTTACGGCATTAGCGACAACGGCACTATGGAACAATATTTTGACGATATTAAACTACAAAATTGGAAATTTATTTCCTCTCCGGTCAGAAATGCCAAATCGGCCATATACGAGAACGATTACCTGATGTATTATTACGAACCTCAAATGCGCTATGTAAGCATCACTCCTTCCAATGTTAGTTTAAAAGTTGGCAGAGGATATGCGGTAAAAAAATCTCAAGATAGTATAGAAAAATACGAAGGAATATTCAATAGCGGAGAAGTTAAAATACCAACGCTAACCAACACTCTCGGCGTCCCTTATTCAACAGACGGATATAGCGGCTGGAATCTGATAGGAAACCCTTATACATCTTCTATCGACTGGGACAAAGTTGAGCTTCCTTCCAAAGTAAACGGACAAGTGAGTGTTTGGGTAATGCATACCGAAAACGGCGAAACAGTTTACGACTGGAAAGTGTGGGTAAAGAGCTTTTGGAGCATATTTGGTTTTGGTGATCCCGAAGCTCATTATATAGCTCCGGGCGAGGGCTTCTTTGTATTCTCAAACGACATGGAAAATATAAGTTTCGACAGCTCCGTTCAGCTTCATCATTTTACCGAAAACAACACCAAAAATGTTCCCACTCCCGTACTAAACGAAGCTATGGAAATTAAAGCAAGCGGAAATAATTTTAGCAGCAGTTTTTATCTCAGATTCTTAGACGACGCCAAATTCGATTTCGACCCTCAATTAGATGCTTTTAAAAGACTTAGCGAATCAAAAAAATTACCTCAGATTTATAATAAACTGGAAGAGACAATTTTAGCCGCAAACAGCATTCCTCATCCTGCCGAAGATGATATTCTTCACTTAGCCTTTACTTGCGGAACAGAAGGAGCCTATAAATTAGATTTTATTGGAATAGACGGATTTGATTACGAACAAAATTTTTACCTAAAAGACAATATTAGTGGAGAGATTACAAACCTTCGACAAGAACAAACTATAGAGTTTAACTATAAATTTAGCGAC
Protein-coding regions in this window:
- a CDS encoding lamin tail domain-containing protein, with the protein product MKNSINIIWRDTIKSFGLSLSLIILLITTPSFGQTVNNFKSSSPNGENIIISMMENTIPRKNSYIQIYNADVNIINLENWSLIAIANGNEVCTWSLSGTIKPGESKTAGSNRNRNFSPDFTNSSWKNGNNKWDGKDDGAKLYYNSNLIDNAYSTTNWSDGVLLRNEDIGNANTNFTESEWSTYSTSFDETSHNCRLPIIDIGPGLWSELTTDFAKGASYNIKGDVEVDIANPAECYSIYIQKDNTLSVRPLAALTINKNLNNYAGNAAFTIKANSSGSGSVIIYGISDNGTMEQYFDDIKLQNWKFISSPVRNAKSAIYENDYLMYYYEPQMRYVSITPSNVSLKVGRGYAVKKSQDSIEKYEGIFNSGEVKIPTLTNTLGVPYSTDGYSGWNLIGNPYTSSIDWDKVELPSKVNGQVSVWVMHTENGETVYDWKVWVKSFWSIFGFGDPEAHYIAPGEGFFVFSNDMENISFDSSVQLHHFTENNTKNVPTPVLNEAMEIKASGNNFSSSFYLRFLDDAKFDFDPQLDAFKRLSESKKLPQIYNKLEETILAANSIPHPAEDDILHLAFTCGTEGAYKLDFIGIDGFDYEQNFYLKDNISGEITNLRQEQTIEFNYKFSDPENRFDLLFGLVSGTNDLEKDKFGTNIYQSAGNIYIKTNYPQKQNLKVEIKNLLGQSVYSSKTINDFTNGKDLNLPNATYLVSIIDKDYYLTKKVAVYK